The Candidatus Poribacteria bacterium DNA window GGCGACATCCGCTCCGACTGCCTCCAAGCCCTTCTGCACGCTGCGCAGATTGCCCTCGTATTCCACGACGGCGATCATTCGAGTCTGCCCTTCGAGGAGAGAACCCCAACAACACGGTCGTCGGGACGCGTCGCCTGGTCGAGCGCCCGCGCGAACGCCTTGAACAGGCTCTCGATGATGTGGTGGCGGTTCGACCCGTACGGGCACAACAGGTGGATCGTCGTGCCGGAGTAGTTGGCGAAGCCGTGGAAGAACTCTTCGACGAGTTCGACGTCGAAGTCCCCGACCTTGCCCCCGTCCAGCGGAGTCTGGAACACGACGATGGGACGCCCGCACAAGTCTAAGTGCACCGTCCCAAGGGCTTCGTACATGGGAACCGTCCCGCCGCCGAAGCGACGAATCCCAGCCTTGTCACCCAGAGCCTTCGCGACCCCCATGCCCAGGCAGATGCCGACGTCTTCGACCGTGTGGTGGGCGTCGACGTGCAGATCGCCTTGGGCGCGAACGCGCAGGTCGAAGAACGCGTGCTTGGCGAAGAGCTCCAGCATGTGATCCAGGAACCCGACGCCCGTCGCGGCGTCACAGGTTCCTGTGCCGTCTAGGTCGATTCGGAGCTCGATCTGCGTCTCGCGCGTCTTCCGCTCGATCTCGCCGATGCGTCCCATGCGTGCAGCCTGTCTTGCGAGCGTCCCCCGCGCATGGCGAGCGCCCGCGTGTGGTTCTCGCGGTTACTCCGACTTCAGAGCTCCCCAGGTGGATGCCGCCTTGCCTCCTGGCGACACGGCGAGCCCTGCCTCGAATCCGCCCATGATCGACTTGATCTCGTCTTCAGACAGCGCCTTGCCGAAGACCGCCACCTCGTCCAGCAAACCGGTCCACGACTCGTTACCTTGCCTGCCGATCTTGATGAAGGCGACGGGGTTCAGCTTGCCCGGGTAGTCGGCGTCGCCGACCATCTTGCCGTCGACGTACTGCCGTCCCTTCTTGTCCTTGTCGCTCAGCACCACGGCGACGTGGTACCACTTGTCCTTGTCGAGCTTCTGGTTCTTGGGCAGGTTGACGTTGCCGCCGCCTGCCGGAATGAACCGCCCCCAGAGCAAGCCCGTGTTCTCGACCCAGATGCCGATCGTCTTCGACTCAGGCGCGCCGTCCTGCGCTTCGTCCGCCTGCACGTGCGCGATGCCTGAGTTCGTAGTCGGAAGGTCCGTGTACTTCGCCCAGGCGACGACGCTCATCGACGCGCTCTGAACGATAGGCGCGATGGCGTAGTTGCCGGTGGCGAATGATAGCTCGATCGCCTTGCCGAACTTGCCGGTTCCCCATTTGGGCTCCTTGATCAGCTTGGCGTCTCGCTTGTTTCCCGAGCCGTCCACCGCGATATCGCCCTTGCCGTCGTCGAACATCCACAAGCCCACCAGCGCGCTGGCATCGATCGCTGCGTGGGCGGTTCCAACGCTCCATGCGAGGACGAGACCAAGACACGTAAGAGATATTCTACGGTTCACCACAGCCCTCCTTGCTGGGTAGTCCGATCACCCAGAGCAG harbors:
- the hisB gene encoding imidazoleglycerol-phosphate dehydratase HisB, translated to MGRIGEIERKTRETQIELRIDLDGTGTCDAATGVGFLDHMLELFAKHAFFDLRVRAQGDLHVDAHHTVEDVGICLGMGVAKALGDKAGIRRFGGGTVPMYEALGTVHLDLCGRPIVVFQTPLDGGKVGDFDVELVEEFFHGFANYSGTTIHLLCPYGSNRHHIIESLFKAFARALDQATRPDDRVVGVLSSKGRLE
- a CDS encoding LamG domain-containing protein encodes the protein MNRRISLTCLGLVLAWSVGTAHAAIDASALVGLWMFDDGKGDIAVDGSGNKRDAKLIKEPKWGTGKFGKAIELSFATGNYAIAPIVQSASMSVVAWAKYTDLPTTNSGIAHVQADEAQDGAPESKTIGIWVENTGLLWGRFIPAGGGNVNLPKNQKLDKDKWYHVAVVLSDKDKKGRQYVDGKMVGDADYPGKLNPVAFIKIGRQGNESWTGLLDEVAVFGKALSEDEIKSIMGGFEAGLAVSPGGKAASTWGALKSE